The Pseudonocardia broussonetiae DNA segment TCCGCGCGCCGTGGTCGTCGCCGTCGAGCCCGATCCGGGCAACGCCGCCGTGTGCCGGGCCAACACGGCGGGCTTCGACATCCGGGTACGTCAGGCCGCGGTCGGCTCGACGGGGGGCTTCGTGTCCCTGGTGACCGACGGGCGCGAGAGTGACGCGATCGGGACGCGGCGGGAGGTGGCCGGCAACGTGCCGATCCTCACCGTTCCCGAGATCGTGGCCGATCAAGGCGACGAATGTGAGCTGTTCCTGGTGAAGATTGACATAGAAGGGTCCGAAGCCGATCTCTTCTCCGCCGACACCGAGTGGGTCGGCCAGGCGAGCGCGATGTTCGTCGAACCGCACGACTACCTGTACCCCGGCCAAGGCGTCACCAGCTCTCTCCGGAAGGTCACCGCCACGCTCGATCTGGACCTGCTGGTCGAACGCGAGAACCTGGTGTTCGTCAGAAGGTGACCCGACAGGGCACCGGTGGCGCCCATCCGCGCCACCGGTGCCCCGCGACGCTGTCAGGCGGCGACACGAGGTCCATGGCTGCGGTGCCGGCCGGGTTGAGGCGTAGGGCGTTGTCGCGTGTCGGCAGCGATCAAGGCCACGGGTCGACGCGGGCGCGGCGGAGTCGCGGGGCTCCTCGACCGTCCTCATGGCTCACGTGCCGTTCGTCGCGCCCTCGTCCCCGCCGGATGACGCCCTGAGACCCACCCGGGTCGTCCGGCGCAGCATGCTGGTCTGGATGGCGGTGTGCGGGCCCACTGGGCGCGCCCGAGTCGCCGGAGGGCGGCGTGAGCTCTCAGGAAGGCAACCCGTCGCACCGGCCGGTTCCTACTGTGCGGGCATGGACGATGCCGAGCTGCCGCCCCTCGCGCGGGTCGCGGTGTTCCTGACTGCGTTGGCGTGGGCGGCGGCCGCCGCGTTGACGGTCGGGCGGATGTCCGACCTGCCTGTACCCGTCCCCGACCTCCCGCGCCCGGCCGTGCTCGGCGGCTCCGGCCAGGGAGTGCCCGCGGGAACCGGCAGCGCGGAGGACGATGGTGGCGGCCCGAGGTGGGTGGCCCCCGTGCACGACGGCGCGCACGGCCGATGAGCGTCGGTGCGCTGCCGCGGCCTGACCTGCCGCACGGTGCCGCTGCGGCGGCGGACTATGCGAAAGTGCCCCCGACCGCCCGGGTCGCGAGCGCCCCGCTGCCGCCGGCCGGATCGGCCGCGGATGATCGTGTCGCTGTCGCCCGATCCGGGCGGCCGGATCGCGGATCGCTGCGCAGCAGGGTCCGCGGCTGCGCGGTGCTCACCGTGCCGGTGGTGGTGCTGACGTGGGTGCCGCCTCTGCAGTTCCCCGTCTGGCAATGGGTCGGCCTGCTGCTCACTGTGCCGATCGTCACGTGGGGTGCCCTGCCGCTGTACCTGTCGGCTCTCGCCGAGGTGCGTCGCGGGAGCGCGGCACTGGGCGTGCTCGTCGCGCTCACCGTGTCGGCGGCGTTCGGCATGTCGGTGCACAGCCTGCTCGCGGGCCCTGCTGGTACGTCGGGCTTCCGGCAGGCGATACCGCTCACCGTGGTCTGGGGGGACGGCTCCGGGCAGCTCTACCTGGAGGTGGCCGCGGTCGTCACGACCGCCGCGCTCGGCGCGCGGCAGCTCGCCGGTGGGCCGGGGCCAGCCGCCCCCAGGACATGGTTCGTCCCCACCGTCCTGTTCGCCGCGGTGGGCGGCGCCTTCTTCTGGTTCGGCGCCGGTGCAGGTCGCACCGCCGCCCTGGAGATCGCCCTGGCGGTGTTGGTGGCGTCCTGCCCGGTTGCGCTGGCCCTCGACCGGCCCGCGGCGGAGCTCGCGGCATCGGATGCGCTCCGCAGGTTCGGGATCACGCTCCGCGGAGTGCCTGCGTTGACGGTCGCATCCCGGGTCGGCGCCGCGCTGATCGCCGGATCGGCCACGCTCGGCCCGGACGGCGCGCGGGCCGGGGCGGGGACGCGTCCCCTCGGCCCCACGGCCGTCGCCCGGTTGCGCGGTCTGGACCTCGACCCGGTCCTATTCACCGGTGGCGCCGACGACGTCGCGCGGGCGCACGCCGATCTCGCCGGAGTCGAGACAGTC contains these protein-coding regions:
- a CDS encoding FkbM family methyltransferase; the protein is MNVLHSLIENILDVKRLGFRFLLRHLRRLATDDGGVVTVTVRDVGRLTIRNGSHDVNIVREIFREDQYRITSPVHDRQVDAAYEAILESGKQPLIIDAGANNGASAVWFARRYPRAVVVAVEPDPGNAAVCRANTAGFDIRVRQAAVGSTGGFVSLVTDGRESDAIGTRREVAGNVPILTVPEIVADQGDECELFLVKIDIEGSEADLFSADTEWVGQASAMFVEPHDYLYPGQGVTSSLRKVTATLDLDLLVERENLVFVRR
- a CDS encoding HAD family hydrolase, which translates into the protein MLTVPVVVLTWVPPLQFPVWQWVGLLLTVPIVTWGALPLYLSALAEVRRGSAALGVLVALTVSAAFGMSVHSLLAGPAGTSGFRQAIPLTVVWGDGSGQLYLEVAAVVTTAALGARQLAGGPGPAAPRTWFVPTVLFAAVGGAFFWFGAGAGRTAALEIALAVLVASCPVALALDRPAAELAASDALRRFGITLRGVPALTVASRVGAALIAGSATLGPDGARAGAGTRPLGPTAVARLRGLDLDPVLFTGGADDVARAHADLAGVETVVAGLRPAETAAAVRRLQEAGAVVAVISGDPDEAPALAAADLGITLSSAVDVADVVIADTDPIAVVELLRLGRCLPATARAARRSAAATVTLAVPLAAAGLLHPAVAVGAVLIGAAGVAAISHRLRGPSPEWTHPHRADHGESP